A part of Astyanax mexicanus isolate ESR-SI-001 chromosome 2, AstMex3_surface, whole genome shotgun sequence genomic DNA contains:
- the plekha5 gene encoding pleckstrin homology domain-containing family A member 5 isoform X39 → MAADLKPDWLACLPSSWSYGVTRDGRVFFINEEAKSTTWLHPVTGEAVITGHRKTTDLPTGWEEGYTFEGARCFINHNERKVTCKHPVSGTPSQDNCIFVLNEHLSCGKLAAPVLNRPAPKAPASEKKERPTSTMSEASNYTGGSDYTTYPSSPTTSRPSRSSKKVHNFGKRSNSIKRNPNAPVVKSNWLYKQDSAGMKMWKKRWFVLCDMCLFYYRDEKEEGILGSILLPSFHISMLSVDDHISKKYAFKATHPNMRTYYFCTDTAKEMESWMKVMTDAALVHTEPVRRLEKVKVDPRSPQELNNMLNHRVLTRPEIQNNERNRESFRQEEKKQKPLEKQPSIREQERSFSSKDSQKEEKISLQRDGQKVSLQRDTERLVLQKDGDRYALQKDGERYTLQKDGEKYLLQKDGQKYTLHKNGERCSLQKDGENVLQKDGGRQKEREKTVLQKDREKPSFQQEGEKYGFQKETSSERPITKINTIKLQPVQSSTSSITSPITPTSAGSSSRQTHTPGPAGPAGGPSQYKAGQVNGEQGAEPDRTLSRSDSMQQLELWVRMQRNRAAPDDDTKSITSYQTLPRNMPSHRAQVVPRYPEGYRTLPRNLLRPDSICSVAGSLYDRALPPANADKRRSMRDDTMWQLYEWQQRQAHSRLGYGTLPSPKTMGRIAESIPSSPSHGSLSLYPSISPNRPFNPFSPINPLTPTNPLNPAPDVSSPVLRGDASIDRRHRAQLAKYSYLPDRRSSTAQNITPQSLQGKTPEELTLLLIKLRRQQAELNSVREHTLAQLMQLNLDTTNPKSEILSHHLQRNLMYMDSQMKENEPIIFMIHTMIENSAPRPQLYQQMSPEDYRENTYPYRPEELDVDTKLSRLCEQGKVVRTQEEKLQQLHREKHTLETALLSASQEIEMSAETSAAVQSVIQQRDVLQSGLLSTCRELSRVNAELDRSWREYDKLEADVTLAKRNLLEQLEALGSPQTEPPSQQHVQIQKELWRIQDVMEALGKNKPKRSTEPSFPGANPISSLQKSEGPDYRLYKSEVVR, encoded by the exons tcACAATGAGCGGAAAGTGACGTGTAAGCACCCGGTCTCCGGCACGCCCTCGCAGGATAACTGCATCTTTGTCCTCAACGAACA CCTGAGTTGTGGGAAACTTGCGGCCCCTGTGTTGAACAG gCCGGCTCCTAAAGCTCCCGCCAGCGAGAAGAAGGAGCGACCAACGAGCACCATGAGCGAAGCCTCCAACTACACCGGCGGCTCCGACTACACCACCTATCCCAGCAGCCCCACCACCTCCAGA CCGTCAAGATCCTCGAAAAAAGTCCATAATTTTGGGAAGAGGTCCAACTCGATAAAGAGAAACCCGAACGCTCCGGTGGTGAAAAGTAACTGGCTTTACAAACAG GACAGCGCTGGGATGAAGATGTGGAAGAAGAGGTGGTTTGTGCTGTGTGACATGTGTCTCTTCTATTATAGAG ATGAGAAGGAGGAGGGGATTCTGGGAAGTATCCTGTTACCCAGCTTCCACATCTCCATGCTGTCTGTAGACGATCACATCAGCAAGAAATACGCCTTCAAG GCTACACATCCGAACATGCGCACCTATTATTTCTGCACCGATACGGCAAAAGAGATGGAGTCCTGGATGAAGGTGATGACGGACGCAGCGCTCGTCCACACGGAGCCGGTCCGGAG GTTGGAAAAGGTGAAGGTAGATCCCCGCAGTCCACAGGAGCTTAACAACATGCTGAATCACAGAGTTCTGACCCGACCCGAGATCCAGAACAACGAGAGGAACCGCGAGAGTTTCCGTCAGGAGGAGAAGAAACAGAAACCTCTGGAGAAACAGCCGAGTATCAGAGAGCAGGAGAGAAGCTTCTCCTCTAAAGACTCCCAGAAAGAGGAGAAGATCTCTCTGCAGAGAGACGGACAGAAAGTGTCTCTGcagagagacacggagagactgGTGCTGCAGAAAGACGGGGACAGGTACGCTCTGCAGAAGGACGGAGAACGCTACACCCtccagaaagatggagagaaataCCTGCTGCAGAAAGACGGACAGAAATACACTCTTCATAAAAACGGAGAGAGGTGTTCTCTTCAAAAGGATGGAGAGAACGTTCTGCAGAAAGACGGAGGGAGACAGAAAGAACGAGAGAAGACGGTTCTGCAGAAAGATCGAGAGAAACCCAGTTTTCAGCAGGAAGGAGAGAAATACGGTTTTCAGAAAGAGACGAGTTCAGAGAGACCGATCACCAAAATCAACACCATCAAACTGCAGCCGGTTCagtcctccacctcctccatcaCCTCCCCCATCACCCCCACCTCCGCCGGGTCCTCCTCCCGCCAGACCCACACCCCCGGACCCGCGGGACCAGCAGGAGGTCCCTCTCAGTATAAAGCAGGACAGGTAAACGGGGAGCAGGGCGCTGAGCCTGACAGGACCCTCAGCAGGAGCGACTCCATGCAGCAGCTGGAGCTGTGGGTCCGAATGCAGCGCAACCGAGCCGCACCCGACGACGACACCAAGAG CATCACTTCTTATCAGACGCTGCCGAGGAACATGCCCAGTCACCGGGCGCAGGTGGTGCCGCGCTACCCTGAGGGATACCGGACGCTCCCGCGGAACCTGCTGCGTCCGGACAGTATCTGCAGCGTGGCGGGGTCTCTGTACGACCGGGCGCTGCCACCCGCCAACGCCGACAAGCGCCGCTCCATGCGGGACGACACCATGTGGCAGCTGTACGAGTGGCAGCAGCGGCAGGCGCACAGCCGGCTGGGATACGGGACGCTGCCCAGCCCCAAGACCATGGGGCGCATCGCCGAGTCCATCCCGTCCTCGCCGTCCCACGGCTCCCTGTCCCTGTACCCCTCCATCTCCCCCAACCGCCCCTTTAACCCCTTCAGCCCCATAAACCCCCTAACCCCCACCAACCCCTTAAACCCCGCCCCCGACGTCTCCTCACCCGTCCTCCGCGGAGACGCCAGCATCGACCGCCGCCACAGAGCCCAGCTCGCCAAG TACTCTTACCTGCCTGACCGCAGATCCTCAACAGCTCAGAACATCACACCTCAGTCCCTGCAGGGTAAAACG CCGGAGGAGCTGACCCTGCTGCTGATTAAACTGCGCCGGCAGCAGGCTGAGCTCAACAGCGTCCGAGAGCACACTCTCGCGCAGCTAATGCAGCTTAACCTCGACACCACCAACCCAAAG AGTGAGATTCTCTCCCACCACCTGCAGAGGAATCTCATGTATATGGACAGCCAG ATGAAGGAGAATGAGCCGATAATCTTCATGATTCACACTATGATTGAGAACTCTGCTCCAAGGCCTCAACTATACCAGCAA ATGAGTCCTGAAGATTACAGAGAAAACACTTACCCATACAGACCTGAGGAGCTGGATGTGGAC ACTAAACTGAGTCGACTGTGTGAACAGGGTAAAGTGGTCCGAACCCAAGAGGAGAAACTCCAGCAGCTCCACAGAGAGAAG CACACTCTGGAGACGGCTCTGCTGTCGGCGAGTCAGGAGATCGAGATGAGCGCTGAGACCTCGGCGGCGGTGCAGAGCGTCATACAGCAGCGGGACGTCCTGCAGAGCGGCCTGCTCAGCACCTGCAGAGAACTGTCCCGAGTAAACGCT GAGCTGGATCGGAGCTGGAGAGAGTATGATAAGCTGGAGGCTGATGTTACTCTGGCTAAGAGGAAcctgctggagcagctggaggcTCTCGGGAGTCCACAG ACGGAGCCGCCCAGTCAGCAGCACGTTCAGATTCAGAAGGAGTTGTGGAGAATTCAGGACGTGATGGAGGCGCTCGgtaaaaacaagccaaagagaaGCACAGAACCCA GTTTTCCAGGAGCAAATCCAATCTCCAGCCTTCAGAAAAGTGAG GGTCCGGACTACAGGCTGTataagagtgaggtagtgaggtag
- the plekha5 gene encoding pleckstrin homology domain-containing family A member 5 isoform X5, producing the protein MAADLKPDWLACLPSSWSYGVTRDGRVFFINEEAKSTTWLHPVTGEAVITGHRKTTDLPTGWEEGYTFEGARCFINHNERKVTCKHPVSGTPSQDNCIFVLNEHLSCGKLAAPVLNRPAPKAPASEKKERPTSTMSEASNYTGGSDYTTYPSSPTTSRPSRSSKKVHNFGKRSNSIKRNPNAPVVKSNWLYKQDSAGMKMWKKRWFVLCDMCLFYYRDEKEEGILGSILLPSFHISMLSVDDHISKKYAFKATHPNMRTYYFCTDTAKEMESWMKVMTDAALVHTEPVRRLEKVKVDPRSPQELNNMLNHRVLTRPEIQNNERNRESFRQEEKKQKPLEKQPSIREQERSFSSKDSQKEEKISLQRDGQKVSLQRDTERLVLQKDGDRYALQKDGERYTLQKDGEKYLLQKDGQKYTLHKNGERCSLQKDGENVLQKDGGRQKEREKTVLQKDREKPSFQQEGEKYGFQKETSSERPITKINTIKLQPVQSSTSSITSPITPTSAGSSSRQTHTPGPAGPAGGPSQYKAGQVNGEQGAEPDRTLSRSDSMQQLELWVRMQRNRAAPDDDTKSITSYQTLPRNMPSHRAQVVPRYPEGYRTLPRNLLRPDSICSVAGSLYDRALPPANADKRRSMRDDTMWQLYEWQQRQAHSRLGYGTLPSPKTMGRIAESIPSSPSHGSLSLYPSISPNRPFNPFSPINPLTPTNPLNPAPDVSSPVLRGDASIDRRHRAQLAKYSYLPDRRSSTAQNITPQSLQGKTSEILSHHLQRNLMYMDSQMKENEPIIFMIHTMIENSAPRPQLYQQMSPEDYRENTYPYRPEELDVDTKLSRLCEQGKVVRTQEEKLQQLHREKHTLETALLSASQEIEMSAETSAAVQSVIQQRDVLQSGLLSTCRELSRVNAELDRSWREYDKLEADVTLAKRNLLEQLEALGSPQTEPPSQQHVQIQKELWRIQDVMEALGKNKPKRSTEPSFPGANPISSLQKSEESDSAPPRPPLPQVYEGGDRPSGHAPPCPGSAPPPTPRTTPHRPEDRKAAQRNGAHSGPDYRLYKSEPELTTVAEVDESNGEEKSEQSADKDPPGTKGMPYPVGIVSPRTKSQMPESSTIASYVTLRKNKKPDPRTDRPHSAVEHMVEGARQRMSVEEQMERIRRHQQGALRERERRREEGALSHSHSFTKDHSYYYTLQTCSRSSMSAAEELEGRRKEVLPVGEAELMRRVATPKEKDQTEILKERKSPEIHLLRSPDHLTPLPTENSVQTAVMVRVGTEEEEEEEEEKLSDQNQDQIIKDSFDLTPSKLGTLVSVNSLSSPPASPGSSPPCPQLPDGSHFISATDITEH; encoded by the exons tcACAATGAGCGGAAAGTGACGTGTAAGCACCCGGTCTCCGGCACGCCCTCGCAGGATAACTGCATCTTTGTCCTCAACGAACA CCTGAGTTGTGGGAAACTTGCGGCCCCTGTGTTGAACAG gCCGGCTCCTAAAGCTCCCGCCAGCGAGAAGAAGGAGCGACCAACGAGCACCATGAGCGAAGCCTCCAACTACACCGGCGGCTCCGACTACACCACCTATCCCAGCAGCCCCACCACCTCCAGA CCGTCAAGATCCTCGAAAAAAGTCCATAATTTTGGGAAGAGGTCCAACTCGATAAAGAGAAACCCGAACGCTCCGGTGGTGAAAAGTAACTGGCTTTACAAACAG GACAGCGCTGGGATGAAGATGTGGAAGAAGAGGTGGTTTGTGCTGTGTGACATGTGTCTCTTCTATTATAGAG ATGAGAAGGAGGAGGGGATTCTGGGAAGTATCCTGTTACCCAGCTTCCACATCTCCATGCTGTCTGTAGACGATCACATCAGCAAGAAATACGCCTTCAAG GCTACACATCCGAACATGCGCACCTATTATTTCTGCACCGATACGGCAAAAGAGATGGAGTCCTGGATGAAGGTGATGACGGACGCAGCGCTCGTCCACACGGAGCCGGTCCGGAG GTTGGAAAAGGTGAAGGTAGATCCCCGCAGTCCACAGGAGCTTAACAACATGCTGAATCACAGAGTTCTGACCCGACCCGAGATCCAGAACAACGAGAGGAACCGCGAGAGTTTCCGTCAGGAGGAGAAGAAACAGAAACCTCTGGAGAAACAGCCGAGTATCAGAGAGCAGGAGAGAAGCTTCTCCTCTAAAGACTCCCAGAAAGAGGAGAAGATCTCTCTGCAGAGAGACGGACAGAAAGTGTCTCTGcagagagacacggagagactgGTGCTGCAGAAAGACGGGGACAGGTACGCTCTGCAGAAGGACGGAGAACGCTACACCCtccagaaagatggagagaaataCCTGCTGCAGAAAGACGGACAGAAATACACTCTTCATAAAAACGGAGAGAGGTGTTCTCTTCAAAAGGATGGAGAGAACGTTCTGCAGAAAGACGGAGGGAGACAGAAAGAACGAGAGAAGACGGTTCTGCAGAAAGATCGAGAGAAACCCAGTTTTCAGCAGGAAGGAGAGAAATACGGTTTTCAGAAAGAGACGAGTTCAGAGAGACCGATCACCAAAATCAACACCATCAAACTGCAGCCGGTTCagtcctccacctcctccatcaCCTCCCCCATCACCCCCACCTCCGCCGGGTCCTCCTCCCGCCAGACCCACACCCCCGGACCCGCGGGACCAGCAGGAGGTCCCTCTCAGTATAAAGCAGGACAGGTAAACGGGGAGCAGGGCGCTGAGCCTGACAGGACCCTCAGCAGGAGCGACTCCATGCAGCAGCTGGAGCTGTGGGTCCGAATGCAGCGCAACCGAGCCGCACCCGACGACGACACCAAGAG CATCACTTCTTATCAGACGCTGCCGAGGAACATGCCCAGTCACCGGGCGCAGGTGGTGCCGCGCTACCCTGAGGGATACCGGACGCTCCCGCGGAACCTGCTGCGTCCGGACAGTATCTGCAGCGTGGCGGGGTCTCTGTACGACCGGGCGCTGCCACCCGCCAACGCCGACAAGCGCCGCTCCATGCGGGACGACACCATGTGGCAGCTGTACGAGTGGCAGCAGCGGCAGGCGCACAGCCGGCTGGGATACGGGACGCTGCCCAGCCCCAAGACCATGGGGCGCATCGCCGAGTCCATCCCGTCCTCGCCGTCCCACGGCTCCCTGTCCCTGTACCCCTCCATCTCCCCCAACCGCCCCTTTAACCCCTTCAGCCCCATAAACCCCCTAACCCCCACCAACCCCTTAAACCCCGCCCCCGACGTCTCCTCACCCGTCCTCCGCGGAGACGCCAGCATCGACCGCCGCCACAGAGCCCAGCTCGCCAAG TACTCTTACCTGCCTGACCGCAGATCCTCAACAGCTCAGAACATCACACCTCAGTCCCTGCAGGGTAAAACG AGTGAGATTCTCTCCCACCACCTGCAGAGGAATCTCATGTATATGGACAGCCAG ATGAAGGAGAATGAGCCGATAATCTTCATGATTCACACTATGATTGAGAACTCTGCTCCAAGGCCTCAACTATACCAGCAA ATGAGTCCTGAAGATTACAGAGAAAACACTTACCCATACAGACCTGAGGAGCTGGATGTGGAC ACTAAACTGAGTCGACTGTGTGAACAGGGTAAAGTGGTCCGAACCCAAGAGGAGAAACTCCAGCAGCTCCACAGAGAGAAG CACACTCTGGAGACGGCTCTGCTGTCGGCGAGTCAGGAGATCGAGATGAGCGCTGAGACCTCGGCGGCGGTGCAGAGCGTCATACAGCAGCGGGACGTCCTGCAGAGCGGCCTGCTCAGCACCTGCAGAGAACTGTCCCGAGTAAACGCT GAGCTGGATCGGAGCTGGAGAGAGTATGATAAGCTGGAGGCTGATGTTACTCTGGCTAAGAGGAAcctgctggagcagctggaggcTCTCGGGAGTCCACAG ACGGAGCCGCCCAGTCAGCAGCACGTTCAGATTCAGAAGGAGTTGTGGAGAATTCAGGACGTGATGGAGGCGCTCGgtaaaaacaagccaaagagaaGCACAGAACCCA GTTTTCCAGGAGCAAATCCAATCTCCAGCCTTCAGAAAAGTGAG GAGTCCGACTCCGCCCCCCCGCGTCCTCCTCTCCCCCAGGTGTATGAGGGTGGTGATCGCCCGAGCGGGCACGCCCCGCCCTGCCCCGGCTCGGCCCCGCCCCCCACACCTCGCACCACCCCGCACCGGCCGGAGGACCGCAAAGCTGCCCAGAGAAACGGTGCCCACAGC GGTCCGGACTACAGGCTGTATAAGAGTGAGCCGGAGCTCACCACGGTGGCGGAGGTGGACGAGAGTAACGGGGAGGAGAAATCTGAACAGTCTGCTGATAAAGATCCTCCCGGTACTAAAG GAATGCCGTATCCTGTTGGGATCGTGAGCCCCAGGACTAAATCTCAGATGCCGGAGTCCTCCACCATCGCCTCGTACGTCACCCTGAGGAAGAACAAGAAACCTGACCCCAGAACA GACCGCCCCCACAGTGCGGTGGAGCACATGGTGGAGGGAGCTCGGCAGCGGATGAGTGTGGAGGAGCAGATGGAGAGAATCCGGCGGCACCAGCAGGGGGCGCTACGAGAGCgcgagaggaggagagaggagggAGCGCTCTCACACAGTCACTCCTTCACTAAAGACCATTCCTACTACTATACCCTGCAG ACGTGCTCGAGGAGCTCGATGTCGGCAGCTGAAGAGCTGGAGGGCAGAAGGAAGGAGGTGTTACCTGTAGGAGAGGCGGAGCTAATGAGACGAGTGGCCACGCCTAAAGAAAAG GATCAGACTGAGATTCTGAAAGAGAGGAAAAGCCCAGAGATCCACCTGCTGAGATCACCTGACCACCTCACACCCCTCCCCACTGAAAACAG TGTGCAGACAGCAGTAATGGTGCGAGTGGgaacggaggaggaggaggaggaggaagaggaaaagcTCTCTGATCAAAACCAAGATCAAATAATTAAAGACTCGTTTGATCTGACCCCCTCTAAACTCGGGACTCTGGTTTCAG TGAACAGCCTGTCCAGTCCTCCAGCGTCTCCCGGCTCGTCTCCTCCGTGTCCTCAGCTCCCCGACGGATCACACTTCAT ATCAGCCACTGACATCACTGAACATTAG
- the plekha5 gene encoding pleckstrin homology domain-containing family A member 5 isoform X41 yields MAADLKPDWLACLPSSWSYGVTRDGRVFFINEEAKSTTWLHPVTGEAVITGHRKTTDLPTGWEEGYTFEGARCFINHNERKVTCKHPVSGTPSQDNCIFVLNEHLSCGKLAAPVLNRPAPKAPASEKKERPTSTMSEASNYTGGSDYTTYPSSPTTSRPSRSSKKVHNFGKRSNSIKRNPNAPVVKSNWLYKQDSAGMKMWKKRWFVLCDMCLFYYRDEKEEGILGSILLPSFHISMLSVDDHISKKYAFKATHPNMRTYYFCTDTAKEMESWMKVMTDAALVHTEPVRRLEKVKVDPRSPQELNNMLNHRVLTRPEIQNNERNRESFRQEEKKQKPLEKQPSIREQERSFSSKDSQKEEKISLQRDGQKVSLQRDTERLVLQKDGDRYALQKDGERYTLQKDGEKYLLQKDGQKYTLHKNGERCSLQKDGENVLQKDGGRQKEREKTVLQKDREKPSFQQEGEKYGFQKETSSERPITKINTIKLQPVQSSTSSITSPITPTSAGSSSRQTHTPGPAGPAGGPSQYKAGQVNGEQGAEPDRTLSRSDSMQQLELWVRMQRNRAAPDDDTKSITSYQTLPRNMPSHRAQVVPRYPEGYRTLPRNLLRPDSICSVAGSLYDRALPPANADKRRSMRDDTMWQLYEWQQRQAHSRLGYGTLPSPKTMGRIAESIPSSPSHGSLSLYPSISPNRPFNPFSPINPLTPTNPLNPAPDVSSPVLRGDASIDRRHRAQLAKYSYLPDRRSSTAQNITPQSLQGKTPEELTLLLIKLRRQQAELNSVREHTLAQLMQLNLDTTNPKSEILSHHLQRNLMYMDSQMKENEPIIFMIHTMIENSAPRPQLYQQMSPEDYRENTYPYRPEELDVDTKLSRLCEQGKVVRTQEEKLQQLHREKHTLETALLSASQEIEMSAETSAAVQSVIQQRDVLQSGLLSTCRELSRVNAELDRSWREYDKLEADVTLAKRNLLEQLEALGSPQTEPPSQQHVQIQKELWRIQDVMEALGKNKPKRSTEPSFPGANPISSLQKSEGPDYRLYKSEVV; encoded by the exons tcACAATGAGCGGAAAGTGACGTGTAAGCACCCGGTCTCCGGCACGCCCTCGCAGGATAACTGCATCTTTGTCCTCAACGAACA CCTGAGTTGTGGGAAACTTGCGGCCCCTGTGTTGAACAG gCCGGCTCCTAAAGCTCCCGCCAGCGAGAAGAAGGAGCGACCAACGAGCACCATGAGCGAAGCCTCCAACTACACCGGCGGCTCCGACTACACCACCTATCCCAGCAGCCCCACCACCTCCAGA CCGTCAAGATCCTCGAAAAAAGTCCATAATTTTGGGAAGAGGTCCAACTCGATAAAGAGAAACCCGAACGCTCCGGTGGTGAAAAGTAACTGGCTTTACAAACAG GACAGCGCTGGGATGAAGATGTGGAAGAAGAGGTGGTTTGTGCTGTGTGACATGTGTCTCTTCTATTATAGAG ATGAGAAGGAGGAGGGGATTCTGGGAAGTATCCTGTTACCCAGCTTCCACATCTCCATGCTGTCTGTAGACGATCACATCAGCAAGAAATACGCCTTCAAG GCTACACATCCGAACATGCGCACCTATTATTTCTGCACCGATACGGCAAAAGAGATGGAGTCCTGGATGAAGGTGATGACGGACGCAGCGCTCGTCCACACGGAGCCGGTCCGGAG GTTGGAAAAGGTGAAGGTAGATCCCCGCAGTCCACAGGAGCTTAACAACATGCTGAATCACAGAGTTCTGACCCGACCCGAGATCCAGAACAACGAGAGGAACCGCGAGAGTTTCCGTCAGGAGGAGAAGAAACAGAAACCTCTGGAGAAACAGCCGAGTATCAGAGAGCAGGAGAGAAGCTTCTCCTCTAAAGACTCCCAGAAAGAGGAGAAGATCTCTCTGCAGAGAGACGGACAGAAAGTGTCTCTGcagagagacacggagagactgGTGCTGCAGAAAGACGGGGACAGGTACGCTCTGCAGAAGGACGGAGAACGCTACACCCtccagaaagatggagagaaataCCTGCTGCAGAAAGACGGACAGAAATACACTCTTCATAAAAACGGAGAGAGGTGTTCTCTTCAAAAGGATGGAGAGAACGTTCTGCAGAAAGACGGAGGGAGACAGAAAGAACGAGAGAAGACGGTTCTGCAGAAAGATCGAGAGAAACCCAGTTTTCAGCAGGAAGGAGAGAAATACGGTTTTCAGAAAGAGACGAGTTCAGAGAGACCGATCACCAAAATCAACACCATCAAACTGCAGCCGGTTCagtcctccacctcctccatcaCCTCCCCCATCACCCCCACCTCCGCCGGGTCCTCCTCCCGCCAGACCCACACCCCCGGACCCGCGGGACCAGCAGGAGGTCCCTCTCAGTATAAAGCAGGACAGGTAAACGGGGAGCAGGGCGCTGAGCCTGACAGGACCCTCAGCAGGAGCGACTCCATGCAGCAGCTGGAGCTGTGGGTCCGAATGCAGCGCAACCGAGCCGCACCCGACGACGACACCAAGAG CATCACTTCTTATCAGACGCTGCCGAGGAACATGCCCAGTCACCGGGCGCAGGTGGTGCCGCGCTACCCTGAGGGATACCGGACGCTCCCGCGGAACCTGCTGCGTCCGGACAGTATCTGCAGCGTGGCGGGGTCTCTGTACGACCGGGCGCTGCCACCCGCCAACGCCGACAAGCGCCGCTCCATGCGGGACGACACCATGTGGCAGCTGTACGAGTGGCAGCAGCGGCAGGCGCACAGCCGGCTGGGATACGGGACGCTGCCCAGCCCCAAGACCATGGGGCGCATCGCCGAGTCCATCCCGTCCTCGCCGTCCCACGGCTCCCTGTCCCTGTACCCCTCCATCTCCCCCAACCGCCCCTTTAACCCCTTCAGCCCCATAAACCCCCTAACCCCCACCAACCCCTTAAACCCCGCCCCCGACGTCTCCTCACCCGTCCTCCGCGGAGACGCCAGCATCGACCGCCGCCACAGAGCCCAGCTCGCCAAG TACTCTTACCTGCCTGACCGCAGATCCTCAACAGCTCAGAACATCACACCTCAGTCCCTGCAGGGTAAAACG CCGGAGGAGCTGACCCTGCTGCTGATTAAACTGCGCCGGCAGCAGGCTGAGCTCAACAGCGTCCGAGAGCACACTCTCGCGCAGCTAATGCAGCTTAACCTCGACACCACCAACCCAAAG AGTGAGATTCTCTCCCACCACCTGCAGAGGAATCTCATGTATATGGACAGCCAG ATGAAGGAGAATGAGCCGATAATCTTCATGATTCACACTATGATTGAGAACTCTGCTCCAAGGCCTCAACTATACCAGCAA ATGAGTCCTGAAGATTACAGAGAAAACACTTACCCATACAGACCTGAGGAGCTGGATGTGGAC ACTAAACTGAGTCGACTGTGTGAACAGGGTAAAGTGGTCCGAACCCAAGAGGAGAAACTCCAGCAGCTCCACAGAGAGAAG CACACTCTGGAGACGGCTCTGCTGTCGGCGAGTCAGGAGATCGAGATGAGCGCTGAGACCTCGGCGGCGGTGCAGAGCGTCATACAGCAGCGGGACGTCCTGCAGAGCGGCCTGCTCAGCACCTGCAGAGAACTGTCCCGAGTAAACGCT GAGCTGGATCGGAGCTGGAGAGAGTATGATAAGCTGGAGGCTGATGTTACTCTGGCTAAGAGGAAcctgctggagcagctggaggcTCTCGGGAGTCCACAG ACGGAGCCGCCCAGTCAGCAGCACGTTCAGATTCAGAAGGAGTTGTGGAGAATTCAGGACGTGATGGAGGCGCTCGgtaaaaacaagccaaagagaaGCACAGAACCCA GTTTTCCAGGAGCAAATCCAATCTCCAGCCTTCAGAAAAGTGAG GGTCCGGACTACAGGCTGTATAAGAGTGAGGTagtgtag